In a single window of the Papaver somniferum cultivar HN1 chromosome 8, ASM357369v1, whole genome shotgun sequence genome:
- the LOC113306938 gene encoding uncharacterized protein LOC113306938, which produces MATAPEEKKLQDQLKEAGKKLLKPPLSVDQLLPLISEVEALLLKVDQSPSKSMQKAISPLVRALAADDLLRHIDADVKVAVASCITEITRITAPEAPYSDDQMKDIFELIVAVFERLCDMSDRSYSKRVSILHTVAKVQSCVVMLDLECDSLILEMFKHFLNTIRDFHPEGVFTSMKKIMSLVLEESEDISHEILSLFLSILKKDNQDVLPTMRKLAEKVLENCKTKLKPYLKQIVEDTGLSLNDYSDVVSCICHETPDAIKHCDDVSEEHSENGGKPYEKMISDEPQVTKEMEIEEVVTHPLVKESKKLVTSNGISTTDNGKSLVTPTSPGKNPDLSIIKSQSRRQSDPDENRSTRGLDLKKKNRKRLLGSPLEPQDDQVEHQGPVSSDSILKKASEGSSNLEARPSGHLGKREVSEVVNEDKVVSEKDGVMKDCDPTKDSEERSLKKSAEKLDRSDSEGKPSLKKLGGEARKAKGGTITGKDVIGDLSSKSNSNSANKRSLSKETPKTTSKRKRTPGKDEASKKMSSVEEHDENLVGSRIKVWWPDDKKFYKGVVDSFDPIKKMHKVLYVDGDVEVLKLTKERWEHVKEKHESKKMKTDSDSSTQHGKTDSSVKSKSMEATDSEDELKDDDRLNRTKTIPKISHKSKDGSGRSKESTAKTGSKSKEGTPKLDNKSKDDAPKTSGKSKVDSGGKSEKIIAKTDIKLQKGSSKTNTHSKDASASKYKENTSRTTSVSKPKDDTLKIGSKSKDVSVGETGDCITKPKIGSDLIDVSLKLGSKSKDGCPAGTEKNISKPNSSSNSKEDNPKLGRKSKDWSAGETEENITKSESGTKNKGGALKLVIKSQDASTSDLEESTTNSETGSKLKGGKMFVIVSKNENEVDTEENNTKSETSGKLKGGNTKFIIMPKKENDADSEENITKSKLGSKSDDALKLSEKTADDNPTTSTKSKTDTPKTDKQRVNANCKRKDGSSNAEEGADMERGKSVNDSAKSSQTESETETAKKRQRK; this is translated from the exons atggCTACAGCACCAGAAGAGAAGAAACTTCAAGATCAACTCAAAGAAGCTGGGAAAAAACTCCTCAAACCTCCGCTTTCAGTTGATCAACTTCTTCCCCTTATATCT GAAGTGGAGGCTCTTTTATTGAAGGTGGATCAGTCACCATCTAAGTCGATGCAAAAGGCCATTTCTCCATTGGTGAGGGCACTGGCTGCAGATGACCTTTTGAGACACATTGATGCGGATGTGAAAGTTGCTGTGGCATCTTGCATTACTGAGATCACTAGAATCACAGCACCCGAGGCTCCGTATAGTGATGATCAAATGAAG GATATATTTGAGCTGATTGTAGCAGTATTTGAGAGGCTGTGTGATATGTCTGATCGTTCCTACTCTAAGAGGGTCTCAATTCTTCATACTGTGGCAAAGGTGCAGTCTTGCGTTGTCATGCTGGACCTAGAGTGTGACTCGCTCATCCTTGAGATGTTCAAGCATTTTCTGAACACCATTAG GGACTTCCACCCGGAGGGTGTCTTTACCtccatgaagaaaattatgtccTTGGTTCTGGAAGAAAGCGAGGATATTTCTCATgagattctctctctttttttaagtATCTTAAAGAAGGACAATCAG GATGTATTGCCTACTATGAGGAAATTGGCAGAGAAAGTACTTGAAAACTGCAAAACTAAGTTGAAGCCATACCTCAAGCAAATAGTGGAAGACACAGGCTTGTCACTGAATGATTACAGTGACGTTGTTTCCTGTATATGTCACGAGACGCCTGATGCAATCAAGCATTGCGATGATGTGTCAGAAGAACATTCG GAAAATGGGGGCAAGCCATATGAGAAAATGATCTCTGATGAGCCACAG GTGACCAAAGAGATGGAAATAGAGGAAGTGGTTACTCACCCCCTCGTAAAAGAATCGAAAAAGCTTGTGACAAGCAATGGTATATCCACTACTGACAATGGAAAGTCTTTGGTAACTCCAACTTCTCCAGGAAAGAACCCAGATCTTTCTATTATCAAATCTCAATCTAGAAGGCAGAGTGACCCTGATGAAAATCGTTCTACaaggggcctagatttaaaaaagaaaaatagaaaaaggtTACTTGGTTCCCCTTTAGAACCACAAGATGATCAAGTTGAGCATCAAGGGCCAGTATCTTCAGACAGTATCCTGAAAAAGGCGTCTGAAGGAAGTAGTAATTTGGAAGCACGGCCATCTGGACATTTGGGTAAAAGGGAAGTTTCTGAGGTGGTCAATGAGGATAAAGTGGTATCTGAAAAGGACGGGGTCATGAAGGATTGTGATCCTACAAAGGATTCAGAAGAAAGGAGCTTAAAGAAGTCTGCGGAGAAGTTAGATAGAAGTGATTCTGAGGGCAAACCATCACTGAAAAAGCTGGGAGGTGAAGCAAGGAAGGCAAAAGGGGGAACCATTACCGGGAAGGACGTAATTGGTGACCTGAGTAGCAAG TCCAACTCAAACTCAGCGAATAAACGCAGTCTTTCTAAAGAAACACCCAAAACAACATCAAAGAGAAAACGTACACCAGGGAAGGACGAG GCTTCTAAAAAAATGTCGTCTGTTGAAGAACATGATGAGAATTTGGTTGGTTCCAGGATAAAAGTTTGGTGGCCAGATGATAAGAA GTTTTATAAAGGCGTGGTCGATTCTTTTGATCCCATTAAGAAGATGCACAAG GTATTATATGTTGATGGTGATGTAGAGGTGTTGAAACTCACCAAGGAACGATGGGAGCATGTTAAAGAGAA GCATGAGagcaagaaaatgaaaacagattCTGATTCGTCAACTCAGCATGGAAAGACAGATTCTTCAGTGAAAAG TAAATCCATGGAGGCCACCGACTCCGAAGATGAATTGAAGGATGACGACAGACTTAATAGAACAAAAACCATCCCTAAAATTTCACATAAATCCAAGGATGGTTCTGGAAGATCCAAGGAAAGCACTGCGAAAACTGGTAGTAAGTCAAAAGAGGGCACTCCGAAGCTCGATAATAAGTCGAAGGATGATGCTCCAAAAACTAGTGGAAAGTCCAAGGTAGATAGTGGCGGTAAATCTGAGAAAATCATCGCCAAAACTGATATTAAGTTGCAAAAGGGCAGTTCAAAAACCAACACACATTCAAAGGATGCGAGCGCCAGCAAGTATAAGGAAAACACCAGCAGAACTACAAGTGTCAGTAAGCCAAAAGATGATACCCTGAAGATTGGCAGCAAGTCTAAGGATGTGTCGGTCGGTGAAACAGGGGACTGCATCACCAAACCAAAAATTGGCAGCGATTTGATAGACGTCTCCCTTAAGCTTGGCAGCAAGTCCAAAGATGGGTGTCCTGCTGGAACAGAGAAAAACATTTCGAAACCAAACTCCAGCAGCAACTCAAAAGAGGATAATCCAAAGCTTGGCAGGAAGTCCAAGGATTGGAGTGCTGGTGAAACAGAGGAAAATATTACAAAATCTGAATCTGGTACTAAAAATAAAGGTGGTGCCTTAAAGCTTGTCATCAAGTCCCAGGATGCAAGTACTAGTGATTTGGAGGAAAGCACTACCAACTCTGAAACTGGCAGTAAGTTGAAAGGTGGTAAAATGTTCGTAATCGTGTCGAAGAACGAGAATGAAGTTGATACCGAGGAAAACAATACCAAGTCTGAAACTAGTGGTAAGCTGAAAGGTGGTAATACAAAGTTCATCATCATGCCCAAGAAAGAGAATGATGCTGATTCCGAGGAAAACATCACCAAGTCTAAGCTTGGCAGTAAGTCGGATGATGCACTAAAGCTTAGCGAAAAGACAGCAGATGATAATCCTACAACCAGTACCAAATCAAAGACTGATACCCCCAAAACTGATAAACAGAGGgtgaatgcaaattgcaaaaggAAAGATGGTTCATCAAATGCAGAGGAAGGTGCGGATATGGAGAGGGGAAAATCGGTGAATGACTCCGCAAAGTCATCACAAACAGAGAGTGAGACAGAGACTGCGAAGAAACGGCAGAGGAAGTGA